A genomic segment from Polyangium mundeleinium encodes:
- a CDS encoding lysyl oxidase family protein, translating into MRYRRLIPLCFLPALHVLVPGCSDDVSEFGIADAVVTIDARVKPGTVVNVKVDARNSGQATWVPGEVTLVLPDGQGFTSASLALAGEVDPGGTGTFQGKLTAPVRTGLFKLNFDARYEGGKFGSIASPATELTCSDGVYCNGADRLVAGQCVTGPNPCDDGAECTTDTCDEATDTCNHTLGPNCQSCTSDCTPDCTGKVCGDNGCGGSCGSCPAGEACANATNVCKPANQAGSCAAPLDLLPAGTALLGVHPITGDTTNGLHEVVPTCNSTSTAVEAVYKFELTEKMGIEARVSGYDTVLHIRKENPATPENECLDDKPAATVGCSDDASPPGDYGSRVDAALDPGTYYLIVDGFDASQYGAFDLQVKFTANGCVPHCDGLYCGTDDGCGGDCGTCDAGFACSAEGRCRPDPCVPDCADKQCGDDGCGGTCGSCAEGSLCVPATSKCQVFADCNNETPVCDPPCGAGEFCGTDCGCHAANEPMADLVIDEKRLAEEILFDTLDVSPNSCAFIEECVGGTGLRKLLRFSVEAKNQGMATLTVPPPSERPDLFLFSPCHGHYHFNGFATYALLDKDGKEIVTGRKQAYCMEDTQQIALGPNVGCNKIYTCEDQGIQRGWSDLYGNTLDCQWLDITGVPEGEYFIQVKLNPSREFEEVSLDNNTATVPVTIPKQ; encoded by the coding sequence ATGCGATATCGACGGCTCATCCCGCTCTGCTTTCTCCCGGCCCTTCACGTGCTCGTTCCCGGCTGCTCGGACGACGTCTCCGAGTTCGGGATCGCGGACGCGGTCGTCACGATCGACGCGCGCGTCAAGCCCGGCACCGTGGTCAACGTCAAGGTCGACGCACGAAATAGCGGGCAGGCGACGTGGGTGCCCGGCGAGGTCACGCTCGTGCTGCCGGACGGGCAGGGCTTCACGAGCGCGTCGCTCGCGCTCGCAGGCGAGGTGGATCCGGGCGGCACCGGCACGTTCCAGGGCAAGTTGACCGCGCCCGTGCGCACGGGGCTCTTCAAGCTGAACTTCGACGCGCGGTACGAGGGGGGGAAGTTCGGCTCGATCGCCTCGCCCGCGACCGAGCTCACGTGTAGCGACGGCGTCTACTGCAACGGCGCGGATCGGCTCGTCGCGGGGCAGTGTGTGACCGGGCCGAACCCGTGTGACGACGGCGCCGAATGCACGACGGACACGTGCGACGAGGCGACGGACACCTGCAACCACACGCTCGGGCCGAACTGCCAGTCCTGCACTTCGGATTGCACGCCGGACTGCACGGGCAAGGTGTGTGGCGACAACGGCTGCGGCGGGAGCTGCGGGAGCTGTCCCGCGGGCGAGGCGTGCGCGAACGCGACGAACGTGTGCAAACCCGCGAACCAGGCCGGATCCTGCGCGGCCCCGCTCGATCTGCTCCCGGCGGGCACGGCACTGCTCGGGGTCCACCCGATCACGGGAGACACGACGAACGGCCTGCACGAGGTCGTGCCGACGTGCAACTCGACGAGCACGGCGGTGGAGGCCGTCTACAAGTTCGAGTTGACCGAGAAGATGGGCATCGAGGCGCGCGTCTCGGGCTACGACACGGTGCTGCACATCCGGAAGGAAAACCCAGCGACACCCGAAAACGAATGCCTGGACGACAAACCCGCCGCGACCGTGGGTTGCAGCGACGACGCCTCGCCGCCCGGCGATTACGGCTCACGCGTGGACGCGGCGCTCGATCCGGGGACGTATTACCTCATCGTCGACGGGTTCGACGCCTCCCAGTACGGCGCGTTCGACCTGCAGGTGAAGTTCACGGCGAACGGCTGCGTCCCGCATTGCGACGGCCTGTATTGCGGCACGGACGACGGCTGCGGCGGCGACTGCGGGACATGCGACGCGGGCTTCGCCTGCTCGGCCGAGGGGCGCTGTCGGCCCGACCCGTGCGTGCCGGACTGCGCGGACAAGCAATGCGGCGACGACGGCTGCGGCGGGACGTGCGGCTCGTGCGCCGAGGGCTCGCTCTGCGTGCCGGCGACGTCGAAATGCCAGGTCTTCGCGGATTGCAACAACGAGACGCCGGTGTGCGATCCGCCCTGCGGCGCGGGCGAGTTCTGCGGGACGGACTGCGGCTGCCACGCGGCGAACGAGCCGATGGCGGACCTCGTGATCGACGAGAAGCGGCTCGCCGAGGAGATCCTCTTCGACACGCTCGACGTGAGCCCGAACTCGTGCGCGTTCATCGAGGAATGCGTGGGCGGGACGGGCCTGCGGAAGCTGCTCCGCTTCAGCGTGGAGGCGAAGAACCAGGGCATGGCGACGCTCACGGTGCCGCCGCCGTCGGAGCGGCCGGATCTGTTCCTCTTCTCGCCCTGCCACGGCCATTACCACTTCAACGGGTTCGCGACGTACGCGCTGCTCGACAAGGACGGCAAGGAGATCGTGACCGGGCGCAAGCAGGCGTATTGCATGGAGGACACGCAGCAGATCGCCCTCGGCCCGAACGTGGGCTGCAACAAGATCTACACGTGCGAGGATCAAGGCATCCAGCGCGGGTGGTCGGATCTTTATGGAAACACGCTCGATTGCCAGTGGCTCGACATCACGGGTGTGCCGGAGGGTGAGTACTTCATCCAGGTGAAGCTGAACCCGAGCCGCGAGTTCGAGGAGGTCAGCCTCGACAACAACACGGCCACGGTGCCGGTGACGATCCCGAAACAGTAA
- a CDS encoding glycerophosphodiester phosphodiesterase, with product MHYKDGPRPRLFAHRGASAAAPENTLPAFAAALAAGADRLELDVHLTADEEVIVLHDEDVSRTTDGAGPASKRRFAEIRELDAGYTFTDPDGAHPFRGRGIRIPTLAEVLTSLPGVPLNIELKVDDAALVTAVKWVLDRHDGRERVLLTAETGSLMEKIRQRIPAVLTGMSLPESLEFLCNGGNPGYVARGFALQVPTSLSGIPIVTPYFVEVAHACGLEVHAWVINDEAEMRALVAMGVDGIMTDYPELGARVLGRVGG from the coding sequence ATGCATTACAAGGACGGCCCCCGCCCCCGCCTGTTCGCGCACCGCGGCGCCTCGGCCGCGGCGCCCGAGAACACGCTGCCCGCCTTCGCCGCCGCGCTCGCGGCGGGGGCGGACCGCCTGGAGCTCGACGTCCACCTCACGGCCGACGAGGAGGTGATCGTCCTGCACGACGAGGACGTGTCGCGCACGACGGACGGCGCGGGGCCGGCCTCGAAACGACGTTTCGCCGAGATTCGCGAGCTCGACGCGGGATACACGTTCACGGATCCGGATGGCGCGCATCCCTTTCGAGGCCGCGGCATCCGGATCCCGACGCTCGCCGAGGTGCTCACGTCGCTCCCGGGCGTGCCGCTGAACATCGAGCTGAAGGTCGACGACGCGGCGCTCGTCACCGCGGTGAAATGGGTGCTCGATCGGCACGACGGGCGGGAGCGGGTGCTGCTGACGGCGGAGACGGGCTCGCTCATGGAGAAGATCCGGCAGCGGATCCCGGCGGTGCTGACGGGGATGAGCTTGCCCGAGTCGCTGGAGTTTCTCTGCAATGGGGGAAACCCGGGCTACGTGGCGCGGGGGTTTGCCTTGCAGGTGCCGACGAGCCTGTCGGGGATCCCCATCGTGACGCCGTATTTCGTGGAGGTCGCGCACGCGTGCGGGCTGGAGGTGCACGCGTGGGTGATCAACGACGAGGCCGAGATGCGCGCGCTCGTCGCGATGGGCGTTGATGGGATCATGACGGACTATCCAGAGCTCGGCGCGCGGGTGCTCGGTCGCGTGGGCGGGTGA
- a CDS encoding multiheme c-type cytochrome — translation MRPVQVTALFACTFACNPSAPPAGSERSGTNLEAPTPASASPDKPSSLEPPRPRAFPADRCGECHGMLHAEWKTSGHARARSSPLYVAMRDRSKNATCEACHAPLATLTDPAERAVDEGVTCEACHAIRDVGESAAEPRSSFDLQGNRKFGPYCDGKDNYFHRMGCAPWFRDARVCGGCHTFSMPIADGKSLPIINEYAEWRASSFSVSGTACQECHMPPEVTHAATGSERKVRVGHHGFMGEKGELVRKALGIVASAADRAGTLAVSVVLKNEGAGHAVPSGLPGRQVVVRVQALDEKGHAQAREERTIGRVLVDEAGREVPFYAARAEKSDERIAAGEARTFTFELDAPRAGSLVIEVAWRSVSPALSEALGVPAEERTMGKIEMPFGGKRSGKGREHLPKTVVARP, via the coding sequence ATACGGCCGGTACAAGTAACGGCGCTCTTCGCCTGCACGTTCGCCTGCAATCCCTCCGCGCCGCCGGCAGGCTCCGAGCGCTCGGGAACGAACCTCGAAGCGCCCACGCCCGCGTCCGCGTCCCCGGACAAACCCTCTTCCCTCGAACCACCGCGCCCGCGCGCGTTCCCCGCCGATCGATGCGGTGAGTGTCACGGCATGCTCCACGCGGAGTGGAAGACGTCGGGGCACGCGCGCGCGCGGAGTTCGCCGCTCTACGTGGCGATGCGGGACCGGTCGAAAAACGCCACGTGCGAGGCGTGCCACGCGCCGCTCGCGACGCTCACGGATCCGGCGGAGAGGGCCGTCGACGAGGGCGTGACGTGCGAGGCGTGCCACGCGATCCGCGACGTCGGGGAGTCGGCGGCCGAGCCACGTTCTTCGTTCGACCTCCAAGGAAACCGGAAGTTCGGGCCGTACTGCGACGGCAAGGACAACTACTTCCACAGGATGGGCTGCGCGCCCTGGTTCCGCGACGCGCGTGTCTGCGGCGGCTGTCACACGTTCTCGATGCCGATCGCGGATGGGAAGAGCTTGCCGATCATCAACGAGTACGCCGAGTGGCGCGCGTCGAGCTTCTCGGTCTCGGGGACGGCGTGCCAGGAGTGCCACATGCCGCCGGAGGTGACGCACGCGGCGACGGGCAGCGAGCGGAAGGTGCGCGTGGGCCATCACGGGTTCATGGGCGAGAAGGGCGAGCTCGTGCGCAAGGCGCTCGGGATCGTGGCGTCGGCGGCGGACCGAGCAGGTACACTCGCGGTCTCCGTGGTGCTGAAGAACGAAGGCGCAGGGCACGCGGTGCCGTCGGGGTTGCCCGGGAGGCAGGTCGTCGTGCGCGTGCAGGCGCTCGATGAGAAGGGCCACGCGCAGGCGCGCGAGGAGCGCACGATTGGGCGGGTGCTCGTGGACGAAGCGGGGCGCGAGGTGCCGTTTTACGCGGCGCGGGCGGAGAAGAGCGACGAGCGGATCGCAGCGGGCGAGGCGCGTACGTTCACGTTCGAGCTCGACGCGCCGCGAGCGGGCTCGCTCGTGATCGAGGTGGCGTGGCGCTCCGTGTCGCCCGCGCTGTCGGAGGCGCTCGGCGTGCCCGCGGAGGAACGTACGATGGGGAAGATCGAGATGCCGTTCGGCGGAAAACGAAGCGGCAAGGGGCGCGAGCACCTGCCGAAGACGGTGGTGGCGCGGCCATGA
- a CDS encoding PP2C family protein-serine/threonine phosphatase, giving the protein MKFRSTLLLWIVLLIAAITVATAGSAAIVLERRAREELGEALERSARVFESHRTERLRAHAAKAHVVAEEPRLKAVVATEDVSPETVYGVADELRKAVKSDLFLMTDGTGILLADVADPKASGFDMSKDPIVAGALREGDRSGLWTNEGKLYEVVARRLSFGTETVGVLVLGFKLDHALVEEVRLQTGSLVAVTDGATVVAHSKLEDGRDVPSEVLRMFTTPSAHEGGPYLSTSRTLDTGTGATRTVHLARSLDRALVPSRELEARVALIALVALAAAAALAIVLSRRLSRPLDGLMAFVGDVSRGKLDTQATTSGPTEIRALGEAMNRMARELAESREQMAAKERLEKELEISARIQTSILPRRLDVPGLDVAARMIPASEVGGDYYDVFPVEGGGILAIGDVAGHGLKSGLVMLMVQSAIAALGREDPSARPKDLVRVLNLVLYENIRNRLRNDEHVTLTVMRYHRSGRVVFAGAHEDILILRARTGKIEMIPTLGPWVGAMRDVARTVQDDELVLEDGDVMVLYTDGVTEARGASGEMYGMERLTQQIQALAGEPVEQIRDVILDDVARFASTQEDDVTLVVVRFRANETSAEG; this is encoded by the coding sequence ATGAAGTTCCGGAGCACGCTGCTGCTCTGGATCGTGCTCCTCATCGCGGCGATCACGGTGGCCACGGCGGGAAGCGCGGCGATCGTGCTGGAGCGGCGCGCAAGGGAGGAGCTCGGGGAGGCGCTCGAACGGAGCGCGCGCGTGTTCGAATCGCATCGCACCGAGCGGCTGCGCGCGCACGCGGCGAAGGCGCACGTGGTGGCGGAAGAGCCACGGCTCAAGGCGGTCGTGGCGACGGAGGACGTGTCGCCGGAGACGGTCTACGGCGTGGCCGACGAGCTGCGCAAAGCCGTGAAGAGTGATCTCTTCCTGATGACGGACGGGACCGGAATCCTGCTCGCGGACGTGGCCGATCCGAAGGCGTCGGGCTTCGACATGTCGAAGGATCCGATCGTGGCGGGCGCGCTGCGCGAAGGCGACAGGTCCGGGCTCTGGACGAACGAGGGGAAGCTCTACGAGGTGGTCGCGCGGCGGCTCTCGTTCGGGACCGAGACGGTCGGCGTGCTGGTGCTCGGCTTCAAGCTCGACCACGCGCTCGTCGAGGAGGTGCGTCTCCAGACGGGGAGCCTCGTGGCGGTGACGGATGGGGCCACGGTGGTGGCGCATTCGAAGCTCGAAGATGGAAGGGATGTGCCGAGCGAGGTGCTCCGAATGTTCACGACGCCGTCCGCGCATGAGGGCGGGCCGTATCTGTCGACGTCGCGGACGCTGGATACGGGCACGGGCGCGACGCGGACCGTGCACCTCGCGCGCTCGCTCGATCGCGCGCTCGTGCCCTCCCGCGAGCTCGAAGCACGCGTGGCGCTCATCGCGCTCGTCGCGCTTGCCGCGGCAGCGGCGCTCGCGATCGTGCTCTCGCGCAGGCTCTCGCGCCCGCTCGACGGGCTCATGGCGTTCGTGGGCGACGTGTCGCGCGGAAAACTCGACACGCAAGCGACCACGTCCGGGCCGACGGAGATCCGCGCGCTCGGCGAGGCGATGAACCGGATGGCGCGCGAGCTCGCGGAGTCACGCGAGCAGATGGCGGCGAAGGAGCGGCTCGAAAAGGAGCTCGAGATCAGCGCGCGGATCCAGACGTCGATCCTGCCGCGGCGCCTCGACGTGCCAGGGCTCGACGTGGCGGCGCGGATGATCCCGGCGAGCGAGGTCGGCGGCGACTACTACGACGTCTTCCCCGTAGAGGGCGGCGGCATCCTCGCGATCGGCGACGTGGCGGGGCACGGCCTGAAGTCAGGGCTCGTGATGCTGATGGTGCAGAGCGCGATCGCGGCGCTCGGGCGGGAGGATCCGTCGGCCCGGCCGAAGGATCTCGTGCGCGTGCTGAACCTCGTGCTCTACGAGAACATCCGCAACCGCCTGCGCAACGACGAGCACGTCACGCTGACGGTGATGCGCTACCACCGGAGCGGACGCGTGGTCTTCGCCGGGGCGCATGAGGACATCCTGATCCTGCGCGCGCGCACCGGGAAGATCGAGATGATCCCCACGCTCGGCCCGTGGGTCGGCGCGATGCGCGACGTCGCACGGACGGTGCAAGACGACGAGCTCGTCCTCGAGGACGGCGACGTGATGGTGCTCTACACGGACGGCGTGACGGAGGCGCGGGGCGCGTCGGGCGAGATGTACGGGATGGAGCGACTCACCCAGCAAATCCAGGCGCTCGCGGGCGAGCCCGTGGAGCAAATCCGCGACGTGATCCTCGACGACGTGGCCCGCTTCGCCAGCACCCAGGAGGACGACGTGACGCTCGTCGTCGTGCGCTTCAGGGCGAACGAGACGAGCGCCGAAGGCTGA
- a CDS encoding response regulator codes for MSASTTKRRILVVDDSEICRELVKLLLQSRGFEVITLDSPFGFGAAVAREQPDLVLVDVNMPALHGGKLVEVALQKGILSCPIVFHSDRPARELQSLVLSTGASGFIPKTNDGDELASRVEEYLNGTWQKRDRAPESIRPSTAPPGPRTDVPPRMTRPSEVPPLSGSSSQSLPPLSASSLPVSRPSDAAPLSQRSFDASPLSQRSPDAAPHSQRTVTSSTGWVRGKF; via the coding sequence ATGAGCGCGAGCACGACGAAGCGACGGATTCTCGTGGTCGACGACAGCGAGATTTGCCGCGAGCTCGTCAAGTTGCTCCTGCAATCTCGTGGCTTCGAGGTGATCACGCTCGACTCGCCCTTCGGCTTCGGCGCGGCCGTGGCGCGCGAGCAGCCGGATCTCGTGCTCGTCGACGTCAACATGCCGGCGTTGCACGGGGGCAAGCTGGTCGAGGTGGCCCTCCAGAAGGGCATCCTCTCGTGCCCCATCGTTTTTCACTCCGACCGGCCGGCGCGGGAGCTCCAGAGCCTCGTTTTGAGCACGGGCGCGTCGGGGTTCATCCCGAAGACGAACGACGGCGACGAGCTCGCCTCGCGCGTCGAAGAGTATCTGAATGGCACGTGGCAGAAGCGGGACCGCGCTCCGGAGAGCATCCGGCCGAGCACGGCGCCGCCCGGCCCGCGCACCGACGTCCCGCCGCGCATGACGCGGCCCTCGGAGGTGCCGCCTCTCTCCGGCTCCTCGTCCCAGTCGTTGCCACCCTTGTCGGCCTCCTCGCTGCCTGTGTCGCGCCCCTCGGACGCCGCGCCTTTGTCGCAGCGCAGCTTCGACGCATCGCCCCTCTCGCAACGCTCGCCCGACGCGGCGCCGCACTCGCAGCGGACGGTGACCTCGTCGACCGGCTGGGTGCGCGGAAAATTCTAG
- a CDS encoding ATP-binding protein, translating into MSPAALPSELLGRFRGVALERLDRVEGDWGSFMHGEGGPEVAAAMQQELHTLKGEARMMHFGGLATLCHALEGLVAAVARRGRRVPEEVDLVVTMAIRFAVVMLRRKDAAPSAGMDVEGFVHQIEEVLADVSADEPEYPPPVPEPRSAVVDLPDRVSMATQRRLAALAVRVFLEHVAAGRARGRLGDVVRALSAEVTSLSAVTLAPRLAPHEEAARLLAESLGKEVRVAFDVEDVRVRAEVAESVEVVLLHALRNAVDHGIERPEARRAAGKTPEASICVAARQKGGEIEISVEDDGAGVNLEAVRVRAIDLGISTPEIALCAQDDELTELLFRPGLSTRTEVTDVSGRGIGLDAARAAIQRVGGCISITTRRGQGTTLRLRVPQASHVLPVICFPARGADLVLAVATGPGVRVLPAEGGMPALDPVEYFDMAPPGGARSGEGVRIEVRRGEARFTLRAGGEPYAAVATRLCPTADDCPAEIVTVDGADVLLVRPEVF; encoded by the coding sequence TTGAGCCCGGCTGCGCTTCCCAGCGAGCTCCTCGGCCGTTTCCGCGGCGTGGCGCTCGAACGGCTCGACCGCGTCGAGGGCGATTGGGGCAGCTTCATGCACGGCGAGGGCGGGCCCGAGGTCGCCGCCGCGATGCAGCAGGAGCTGCACACGCTCAAGGGCGAAGCCCGGATGATGCACTTTGGCGGGCTCGCCACGCTTTGCCACGCGCTCGAAGGCCTCGTCGCAGCCGTGGCGCGGCGCGGCCGGCGCGTGCCCGAGGAGGTCGACCTCGTCGTGACCATGGCCATCCGGTTCGCGGTCGTGATGCTCCGCCGCAAAGACGCGGCCCCGAGCGCCGGGATGGATGTCGAGGGGTTCGTCCACCAGATCGAGGAGGTCCTCGCCGACGTCTCGGCCGACGAGCCCGAATACCCCCCGCCCGTGCCCGAGCCCCGCAGCGCCGTCGTCGACCTCCCCGATCGCGTATCGATGGCCACGCAGCGGCGCCTCGCGGCCCTCGCCGTGCGCGTTTTTCTGGAGCACGTCGCGGCGGGGCGCGCGCGTGGGCGCCTCGGCGACGTCGTCCGCGCGCTCTCCGCGGAGGTCACCTCCCTCTCGGCCGTCACCCTCGCGCCGCGCCTCGCGCCGCACGAGGAGGCGGCGCGCCTCCTCGCGGAGAGCCTCGGCAAGGAGGTCCGTGTCGCCTTCGATGTGGAGGACGTGCGCGTGCGCGCCGAGGTCGCCGAGTCGGTCGAAGTCGTCCTCCTGCACGCGCTCCGCAACGCGGTGGATCATGGCATCGAGCGGCCCGAGGCGCGCCGGGCCGCGGGCAAAACGCCCGAGGCGTCGATTTGCGTCGCGGCGCGGCAGAAGGGCGGCGAGATCGAGATCTCGGTCGAGGACGACGGCGCGGGCGTGAACCTCGAAGCGGTGCGGGTGCGCGCGATCGACCTCGGCATCTCCACGCCGGAGATCGCCCTGTGCGCGCAGGATGACGAGCTCACGGAGCTGCTCTTTCGCCCCGGCCTGTCCACGCGGACCGAGGTCACGGACGTCTCGGGCCGCGGCATCGGCCTCGACGCGGCGCGGGCTGCCATCCAGCGGGTCGGCGGCTGTATCTCCATCACCACGCGCCGCGGCCAGGGCACGACGCTCCGGCTCCGCGTCCCCCAGGCGAGCCACGTGCTCCCCGTCATTTGTTTTCCTGCGCGGGGCGCCGACCTCGTCCTTGCGGTGGCGACCGGGCCCGGCGTTCGTGTCTTGCCTGCCGAAGGTGGGATGCCGGCGCTCGACCCGGTGGAATACTTCGATATGGCGCCGCCGGGCGGCGCGCGGAGCGGCGAGGGCGTGCGGATCGAGGTGCGGCGTGGGGAGGCTCGCTTCACGCTTCGTGCTGGCGGCGAGCCGTACGCGGCCGTGGCCACGCGCCTCTGCCCCACGGCGGACGATTGCCCTGCCGAGATCGTGACGGTCGACGGGGCCGACGTCCTGCTCGTGCGGCCCGAGGTATTCTGA
- a CDS encoding plastocyanin/azurin family copper-binding protein translates to MRLGSRLLGLVISLSAVTLPLTVSFSPRVSRAEAPAVGNVSGVVTVVVDDAPKADRSGVVLYLENVPGPPAPAGKREIRQKNLTFTPGLMVIVKGTTVEFPNDDKVFHNVFSVSKAARFDLGLYKSGESKSVTFREAGVVDVYCNIHPHMVTKIKVLDNGFYAVTGTDGSFQIKNVPVGTYPVVAWQAHAPEVRGEVTVTAGGTATFKPTMTEGAAPKRHLRKDGTPYGRYK, encoded by the coding sequence ATGCGTCTCGGCTCTCGTCTCCTAGGCCTCGTGATCAGCCTCTCTGCGGTGACGCTCCCGCTCACCGTGTCCTTCTCCCCGCGCGTGAGCCGCGCCGAGGCGCCGGCCGTGGGCAACGTCTCGGGCGTGGTCACGGTCGTCGTGGACGATGCGCCGAAGGCCGATCGATCGGGCGTCGTGCTCTACCTGGAGAACGTGCCCGGCCCGCCGGCCCCGGCCGGGAAGCGCGAGATCCGCCAGAAGAACCTGACGTTCACGCCGGGGCTGATGGTCATCGTGAAGGGGACGACGGTCGAGTTCCCGAACGACGACAAGGTCTTCCACAACGTCTTTTCAGTCTCGAAGGCGGCGCGCTTCGATCTCGGGCTCTACAAGAGCGGCGAGAGCAAGTCCGTCACGTTCCGCGAGGCCGGCGTGGTGGACGTCTACTGCAACATCCACCCGCACATGGTCACGAAGATCAAGGTGCTCGACAACGGCTTCTACGCCGTGACGGGCACGGATGGCTCGTTCCAGATCAAGAACGTGCCGGTGGGGACCTACCCGGTCGTGGCGTGGCAAGCGCACGCGCCGGAGGTGCGAGGCGAGGTGACGGTGACGGCGGGCGGGACGGCGACGTTCAAGCCGACGATGACGGAAGGCGCGGCGCCCAAGCGGCACCTGAGAAAGGACGGGACGCCATACGGCCGGTACAAGTAA
- a CDS encoding nuclear transport factor 2 family protein — MIEQFYRAFQKRDAEGMIACYHPDVVFSDSVFVGLSAAEARGMWRMLCERGKDLTLEFSDVHADDSTGSAHWEARYSFSATGRQVHNVIDASFEFRDGKIVRHTDRFDLGRWTRMALGLPGLVLGWTPFFQNAVRKKARKGLADYMAQNPERAGG; from the coding sequence CGAACAATTTTATCGGGCGTTCCAGAAACGCGACGCCGAGGGCATGATCGCCTGTTATCACCCCGACGTCGTGTTCTCGGACTCGGTCTTCGTGGGTCTGAGCGCAGCCGAGGCGCGCGGGATGTGGCGCATGCTCTGCGAGCGAGGGAAAGACCTCACGCTCGAATTCAGCGACGTGCACGCCGATGATTCCACGGGCAGCGCGCACTGGGAGGCCCGGTATTCGTTCTCGGCGACGGGCCGGCAGGTGCACAACGTGATCGACGCCTCGTTCGAGTTCCGCGACGGCAAGATCGTCCGCCACACGGATCGATTCGACCTCGGGCGCTGGACCCGCATGGCGCTCGGGCTCCCCGGGCTCGTGCTCGGCTGGACGCCATTCTTCCAGAACGCGGTGCGCAAAAAGGCGCGGAAGGGGCTCGCCGACTACATGGCGCAGAACCCCGAGCGCGCCGGGGGCTGA